Sequence from the Paenibacillus riograndensis SBR5 genome:
AGGAGCCACTGTGATGATGACTTCCGGAGAAGAGCTTCCCCCACAGGTCAAAGCCATCGTAGCCGACTGCGGTTATACCTCTGTCAAAGCGCAGCTGTCTTACCAGCTGTGGCGGATGTACCATCTGCCGAGTTTTCCTTTTGTCCATATGGCGAGCTTTATCACCCGGATCAAGGCAGGGTATTTCTTCGGAGAGGCCTCGGCGCTGAAGCAGGTCCGTAAAGCCCGCGTGCCCATACTGTTCATACATGGCGATGCCGACAAGTTTGTACCGTTCTATATGATGGATAAGCTGTATCAAGCGTGCAGGAGTCCCAAGGATCAGCTTGTGATCCACGGTGCCGGTCACGGCGTGGCTTATGATACGGATAAGGCAGCGTATGTAGGGAAGGTAACTGATTTTGTGACCCGGTACGTTCAAATATAAGAAAGTACCCGTTTCTACTTGAATGATCCTGAAAAAAAGTCCCTGAAACGTAGACGCGCCCGGTATCCGCAAACTGCGGTTACCGGGCGCTGATATGTTCCACACATGGTCTGCATTACTATCTACCAAATGCAGTTCCATGTCTTCTCCGTATATTTAATCCCCCGCCGTCCGTGAGCAAACGGGTGTCTTAATTCCTTGTTATTTCCAGCAGCCGTGTGGCGAGAATAATCCTTCCAAAACGACAAAAGCCCTACCTCTCTTTTGTCCTTACGGCTCCGTGGCCGCGCCAGTGTGAATCGGAAAACTATGTTCGAATTTAATCTCATAAAAAGGAAGAGTACTGCAAGAAAACGTAAGATTTTGTGTCCAAAATGCCGATAATATATAAACGGGCAACGAATCGGCTTGACATCTTCTTGATGGGGATAATATATACAGTAAACAAATGTTCTTTAATTATAGCACGGGATGTAAAGAATTGCAAACAGTTAAGCTGAATGGGCAGGCTGGAAACGGGGGATCTAATGAATTTATACGGAGGTTTTTTAAAAAAGCAAATTCGTAACTACATATTCGGCTCCGTAGTTGCCGTGCTTGCGGTGGGGAGCCTGATCCTACTCTCTTCACTTGAAATAAGCACCGTAGAGTATTTCCGGCTGCTGATCATACTGCTGATTTCGTTCGCCATTATGGCTGTCGTGGAAATCAGTGTCTTCATCCGGCAAATCCGGCCGATCCGGGCCGCACTTACGGAGCATAGACCCGCACTTGCCATGCTGGAAGAAGCCTACTTGCATACTCACCGGCTGCCGAAGCTTGCGGTGCAGCGGATATTGGGCCCGCATTTTCTGGGGCTGTCCCTGCCTGCGTCGGTCATGACCTATGGGATGATTCGTACGGGATTAATCAATCTCCCCTACTTCTACCTTGTGCTTGCGGTGGCCGGGGCCATCCTGGTAGCGTGTATGCATGCGTTGATTGAGTTTTTTCTGACCTCCTCGGCAATTATTCCACTAATTAAGAACTTCAGAAACCGGGCTTTGGAATTGCACATGGTTGATTTTTCTCTGGAGGGGCATGTGTTTGTGCCAATCCGCCCCAAATTCCTCATTACTTGTATGCTGATCGGTACCTTCCCGCTTGTGCTTTTTATTATGGCGACCCAGATCCGGCTGGAAACACTAGGGGGAAGAGCGGCTGAGAGTATGCGGAGCTACTGGGAGTGGGCCGGGCTTGTGCTGCTGATCGGCACCCTTTTTTCTTCCATAGCAGCCTGGCTGCTGACCCGGAGCGTGCAGCATCCAATCAACGAATTATACCGGGCGATGAATAATATCAAGGACGGACGGCTGCTGCAGGTGCAGGATGAATACTCGGATGAATTCTCGAAGCTTGTGGCCGGGTTTAATATGATGGTCCGCGGGCTGCAGGCCCGGGAACAGCAGAGCAGGCAGCTGCTCGACAGCTATTTCACCACCCTGGCCGTAGCGCTGGACGCCCGTGATCCGTATACAGCCGGGCACTCGCTGCGGGTAGCGGAATATTCGGTCATTATTGGCCAGCTCGCCGGGCTTACAGGACAGCAGCTGGATAATTTGCGCAAATCGGCCCTGCTGCATGATATCGGCAAAATCGGTGTGCGGGACAGCGTGCTTTTTAAGGAGGAAGAGCTTACGGAGGAGGAGTTCGACCAGATCAAAAGTCATCCCGTCCTGGGAGAAAATATTCTGCGGCAGATTGAGCCAGAAGAGAAAATGGCGCCTTACCTGGGCGGAGTCCGTTCCCATCACGAACGTTATGACGGCAAGGGATATCCCGACGGCTTGGCCGGAACGGCCATTCCTCTGCATGGCCGGATTATCGCCGTGGCCGACGCGTATGATGCCATGACCTCGGACCGGCCTTACCGCAAAGGAATGGACCATGACCGGGCGCTCGCTATTCTGGAGCAGGGAAGAGGCACTCAGTGGGACCCTGAATTTGCCGGGTTGTTCCTGGCCTACTTCGGAAAAACCGGTAAATCCGATAAAGCAGGTTATCC
This genomic interval carries:
- a CDS encoding HD-GYP domain-containing protein; this encodes MNLYGGFLKKQIRNYIFGSVVAVLAVGSLILLSSLEISTVEYFRLLIILLISFAIMAVVEISVFIRQIRPIRAALTEHRPALAMLEEAYLHTHRLPKLAVQRILGPHFLGLSLPASVMTYGMIRTGLINLPYFYLVLAVAGAILVACMHALIEFFLTSSAIIPLIKNFRNRALELHMVDFSLEGHVFVPIRPKFLITCMLIGTFPLVLFIMATQIRLETLGGRAAESMRSYWEWAGLVLLIGTLFSSIAAWLLTRSVQHPINELYRAMNNIKDGRLLQVQDEYSDEFSKLVAGFNMMVRGLQAREQQSRQLLDSYFTTLAVALDARDPYTAGHSLRVAEYSVIIGQLAGLTGQQLDNLRKSALLHDIGKIGVRDSVLFKEEELTEEEFDQIKSHPVLGENILRQIEPEEKMAPYLGGVRSHHERYDGKGYPDGLAGTAIPLHGRIIAVADAYDAMTSDRPYRKGMDHDRALAILEQGRGTQWDPEFAGLFLAYFGKTGKSDKAGYPGRAG